Below is a window of Methanorbis rubei DNA.
CTCGGCAAAGTACTTCGCCGCATCAACTGCTGATGCATCCATCACATGCACAGCCTTGATTATTCTGAGATACGGCAGGGCCGACCTGACCTCATCAATGTCCTCCAGCGAAACCATGTCCTGAATCTGCAAAGTTGTGCAGTGCGACTCCCGGGCAATGAGAATCAGATCAGTTGGTTTTTGCAGATGCGTGACCGCGACCGGTTCGATGAACGGCGGCAAAGTTGCGATCATTGATGCTGCTTCAGCGCAGGAGACCGCGTCCTGTGTCACGTGAGTAATTCCCATCAGAAATCCAATGGCATCAGCGCCCGCAGCAACAGCACAGGCGAGGTCGGCGGGGGAACCGGTCCCGCAGATTTTTACTTTCATTGCGTGACCTCGATGTCGTAGACCGCATGCCAGCTTGTCGGCGAGTACGAGCGAAGCACCCGTTCCGTAACTTTTGCATATTGAAACACGCGGAAAATTTCTGCGTTGTGTTCGCCCTCTCGCTCTACCAGCGAGTAGAGATGCACAATCGTTCCCGGCTTTGTGAGAGGGGCCGCGGCTGAGAGAAACGCTGCGGCATCCATCGGGAGATTCATGATGATGCGATCAAACTGCATCGGCGACAAAATTTCTGCAAGATTTTTTGCATCGCCGAGCATGGGAATCACATTCGTGAGATGATTCAATCGAATATTTTTTTGCATCAGAAGCACTGCTTCAGGATTGAGATCGTTGGCGATCACAAGGCCCGCACGTTCCCCGAGCATCACCGGAAAGGGACCGACGCCGGCAAACATGTCAAGAATTTTTTCGTTCGTTTTCATCTGCGACAAAATTCTCTGACGTTCGTTCGCGAGCCGCGCAGAAAAGTACGCGGCCGTCAGATCAATTTTCATGCGGCGGCCGTACTCATGATACATTGTTTCGGTCGTGTCGCTACCAGCAAGAACCTTGAATGTTTTTGTGCGGAACTCGCCTTCGACCGGCGAGGTCGCGAAGAGTGCAGTGTGGGCCGAAGGACGTGCGGCAAGAATTTTTTCAGCACCGAGTGTGTCATCGTCCTGCAGGACAACGATGCCGCCAATCTGTTCGTGGCGGGGAAGTTCCTCGACCGCCTGATTTTCCACAAACTCAGCGGTCACCGCTCCAACGCACTCGAAGAGGACCGGGATCAAAAGATATTCGTCCTCGACCCGCGGACGAAGAGACCGGTCGGCGACTCCTTCGATGATGGCATTTCTTCGTGCAGCCTCGCCGTCACGAACCGGCACTCGGAGGCACCACTGCTCTTTCATGACCGGTTCTCCTTCGCGGTTTTGATAATGAGAGAAAGTTCCCGTGCGGCTTCGGTAACGTCAGGAGCGCTGACCACTGCGGAGATGACGGCGACACCGTCAAGACCTGCGGCGATCAATTCGGGTGTGTTTTCTGCGTTGATTCCGCCGATGCCGATGACCGGACACATCACTGACGAACAAATATCGCGAACTACTGCAATGCCGTGTCCGGCCCCTGCGTCCGACTTCGAAGAGGTTGAAAACACCGGACTCACCGCAACATAATCAGCACCTGCTGCCTCCGCCTCCTTTGCTTCCTCTACGCTGCCGACAGAGATGCCGATGAGAAAATTTTTCGGGCAGAGTTTTCTGACCGCAGCAATTGGAAGATCGCTCTGACCGAGATGCACACCGTCAGCGCCAGCCGCAAGAGCGACATCGACCCGGTCGTTCACGATGAAGAGTGCATAGCCTCGACAGATCTCTTTCATTTTGCAGGCAATCTCGTACAGTTCGCGTGAGGATTTTTCCTTGTCCCGCAGCTGGATTATGTTTGCTCCCCCTGCCACGGCACGGCGTGCGATCTCTTCATGCGTCAGGCCGTGAGACAGGGCTTCATCAGTGACAACGTAGAGGTCGTACATTTAGTACTCGATAATTTTCGCAGACTTTTCAAGATCTTCAGGGGTCAGTGCCGCGACCGCGTCAAGGAACGCAGGTTTGAATGAACCAGGGCCACAGGCAATTTTTGCTGCCCGCTCACCGGCAATGCCGAGTGCTGCCATCGCAGCAGCACATCCGTTTACAGTATCTGTTGCTGCGGCCGCAAATGCTCCGGTAACAGCGGCTGCCATACAACCGGTACCGGAGAGCCGGCCCATCAGTGGGTCGCCGTTCGCAACACCCAGCGTCCGGTTGCCGCTGCAGATGATATCCTCTGCCCCGCTCATGATGACAATGCACCCGAGCTGTTTTGCAAGCTCCTGTGTGATCATTTTTTTGTCGCCGGAAACACTTCCTGAGTCAACGCCGCGAACGGTTGCCGCAGTTCCTGCAAGAGTTCCAATCTCTCCCGCGTTTCCTTTGATCACCGTTATCGGCAGTTCATCAATCAGCATCTCTGCGGTCTTCGTGCGGTACGGCGTCGCTCCGGCTCCGACCGGATCGAGAATGATCGGAATGTTTCGGTCTGCGGCAACTCTGCCGGCAACAAGCATGCCTTCAATCTGTTTCGGGTCAAGTGTTCCGATATTGAGGACAAGAGCGCTGGCAATTTTGGTCATGTCGATAACATCCTCAGGAGCATGGGACATAACCGGTGAGGCTCCGATACAGAGCGTGATGTTCGCACAGTCGTTTACTGTGACGTAATTCGTGATCTGGTGGACGAGCGGTGATGTCGTCCTGACTGATTCAAGAATCTTGGCATATTTCTGCATAGGACACCTTTGATAGGATAAGTATTGGTCAGGACCTCAGAAAAATGTTTTAGTGTGCGTGCCGAATGGTATATATTATGGATGAGCAACTTGCAAAGATCCGTTCCGGCGATCTGAAACTCTACGCTCTGGAAAAACTGATGCCCGCAGACGAGGCGGTTTCTCTTCGCAGAAAATATATCGAGGAGGAGACGTCCACCGATCTCTCGGCGGTCGGTTCGTACTCGATTCCGATCGATCGCGTGGTTGTGAGAAATATTGAGAATATGATCGGCTGTGTACAGATTCCTGTCGGCGTTGCAGGGCCGGTTGTGGTGAACGGCGAGTATGCGAAAGGTAGTTTCTGGCTTCCGGTCGCAACAACGGAAGGGGCACTGACCGCTTCGATCAATCGCGGATGCAGTGCGATTACGAAGGCCGGAGGGGCTGAGGTTCGCATTCTTCGCGATGGAATGACGCGGGCACCAATCTTTGCAGCGACTTCGGTTGCTCATGCGACCGAAGTTGCCAGGTGGGCCGAGGATAATCTTCTGCTGCTGAAGACTGCGGCAGAGGAGACGACGCATCACGGAGAGATGATCGGTCTTACGACGTATGTTGTGGGAACGAATGTGTTTGTTCGGTTTGAGTTTGACACCAAGGATGCGATGGGGATGAATATGGTGACGATCGCATCCGAAGCTGCGGCAAAGCTGATCGAGGAGGAGACCGGTGCACGCATGGTTTCAACGTCCGGCAACATGTGCTGCGACAAGAAGCCGTCGGCCATCAATGTGATTGAAGGTCGGGGCAAGTCGGTTTCCGCAGGAGTGTTCCTGCCTGATGAGATGGTCGCGTCCGTGTTCAAGACTGATGCGAAGACGCTTGCCGAAGTGAATATGCGAAAGAATCTGGTGGGCTCGGCCCGTGCGGTGTCGCTCGGATTCAATGCCCATGCGGCAAACGCGATTGCGGCAATATTTCTTGCATGCGGTCAGGACCCTGCACATGTTGTTGAGGGCAGCAATGCGATTACGACCGTGGACGCAGTTCCGGGTGGTGTCTATGTTGCGGTTTCGCTACCGTCCCTTCAGGTGGGAACGGTCGGCGGAGGAACAACGATCGCAACGCAGAACGCGTGTCTGTCGATACTTGGTGTTGCAGGCGGCGGAGAAAATCCCGGAGATAATGCAAAGGCATTTGCCGAGATTGTGGCGGTCGCCGTTCTTGCCGGAGAGCTGTCGCTTCTCGGTGCTCTTGGTGCACAGCATCTGGCCAAGGCCCATCAGGAGCTTGGCCGCGGCGGATCAAAATAATCTCTCCCATATTTTTTTGCGGTCACCGCAGATCTTTTTTTATCCTGATGATTTTTTGAAAGATTCCTTCGGCAATTATTTCATACATATTCCATCTTGTAAAATACCTTAAGCCTATTTTATGCCGATGGAAATATATCAAAATACTAATTAAAATGTCATTATGGATAATTATTATGACCCCTGAAATCCCATACAAAGAATATGCCCGATTCATCACCCATAGTAACACTCACCATTCTCCCGGGAACAACCCGTGAAGGAAAACCGGAAAACTTCACCGAGATAACTATCCGACCGGGCGACACCATCTCAATTGTCGGCCCGACGGGTTCTGGAAAAACCGCACTCATCAATGACATCGAAGTGTTTGCCTGGGGCGACACAATCACCAGACGAAAAATTCTCGTCAATGGTGTTCCTCCTCCTGAAGACCTTGTTCGCGATCCGGCAAAAAAACCAATCGCCATGATCACCCAGAACACGAAATGCCTTGCCGACCTCACCGTCCAAGAGTTTCTCGCAATGCATCTCCGCTCACGAAAAATGAAAGATGACTCTGTCATAACTTCCGCAGTTGATCTCGCAAACCAGTTCACCGGCGAAAAAATTGTGAGCTCGATGCGAATGAGTTCGCTCTCCGGCGGTCAGACCCGATCACTCTTCATCGCAGATGCAGTCCTCATCTCCGACACGCCGATAATTTTGCTTGACGAAGTGGAGAATGCCGGCATCTTCAAAGATCGCGTGATAGACATTCTCCGCGAAAAAAAGAAAGCGATCATCTTTGTAACGCACGACCCCTACGTTGCCCTCCTCACCAAAAAACGCATCGTCATGAAATGCGGTGCTGTTGAAAATATTCTCACGCCGAAAGATGAAGAGACTGAAGCTCTTGCACGAATCGCACACATGGATGCTGACCTGATGAAGCTCAGGGAACGCATCCGCTCAGGAGAAATTCTCGCAACCTTGGAGGTCGCATGAACGTCCGGCTGATTGCAATAGCAGGACCCCCGAGTGCCGGAAAAACTGCGGTCGTTAAACAGATCATCCGCAACCTCGGAGCCGCGAAAGTTGCCTATCTCAAGATCGATGTCGTGCAGGCATGGGAGGACGAAGAACTCGCTGCTGAGTTTGGCATCCCCACCAAAAAAGTTTACTCAGGCGACATGTGCCCGGATCATATGGGCATCATGGTAATCCGTGACGCCCTCGTTTGGGCTGAAGGAATCGGCGCTGAGTACCTCCTCTATGAAAGTGCAGGCCTCTGCCTGCGATGCACACCGTACACCAGAAACTCGCTCGGACTTTGTGTTTTGTCCGCAGTATCAGGCACGCATGCCCCACTCAAAATGGCCCCCATGATTGCTCTTGCTGACGTCGCCGTTGTCACCAAAATTGATCTCGTCTCTCAGGCGGAGAAAGAGGTCTTCCGCGAAGGAATCCGACAGGTCGCACCGGATATCGATATCGTTGAGACCAATGCAGTGCAGGGAACCGGCATGCGGTATCTCATGCAGGTCATCGAAAAAATTCGGCCAGCGGAAAGCGAGAGAGATACCCTTCGCGGAGTCCCGCCGCTTGGCGTGTGCACCATCTGTATCGGAAAAAAAGAGACCGGATGGCAGGAACACTTCGGTGTCATCAGACCGCTTGCAGCGCCAGACAATCTTTACCGGGGTGAGTAAAATGGTCTGGACGCCACCCGGAAAAAACTGCGGAGCCTGCGGTATGAACTCCTGCGAATCATTCGCAACAGTGATCGCGATCGGAGAAAAACTGCTGCGTGAATGTCCCTACTATGCTGGACAACAACCGCAGACAGTCTCACCCGTCTGCGACAGCGGCTGCTATACAGGGACGGACGTTACCGAAACTCCGTATGATTTTATCATCACTGCGTTTGAGGGTGAACCCTCGGCAAGAAAAATAATTCTTCCATTTAGATCCGATCTCGTGGAGAGGCTCAACATCTCTTTCGGTGACATTGTCACCGGAAGACCGACCGGAGCAGGCTGTCCGGTTCAGCATGTGATTCGCGTGATCGAAGCAGATCCTGTCTCAGGCCTCATCACCGGTCATGTGGTAGGTCCAGCGTTTGCCCGGATAAACTGCGATGCAATCGATCTCGGCCACTACCACATGATAGGATTTGAAGGAGTGGCAAACGTTGTGCGAAAGGAACCTGAGTTCGGGTGCCGCATGCCGTTTCTTCCCGCACTCTGCATGATGCACCGGACGCATACCGGTCTTGTCAACATGATCATGCACAAATCCTATGGAATCCATGTGAGAGTAGAGGGGATTGTGATCCTATGAAATCGATAGAGGATATCAATAAAAAAATCGCCGCAAAAACAGCGGTGGTACTCACCGCATCAGAACTCAAGAAACGCATTCGTGCAGGCGAAACGATCACGCCCGAAGACGTCGATGTCGTTACCTGCGGAACGTTTGGGATAATGTCAGGGACCGCAGCAGTGATTGCATTTCAGGCGGCAGAGCCGGGAGCCTTTCGTCACGCGACCAGCATGACGCTGAACGGCGTTCCTACACATCTCGGCCCCTGTCCGAACGAGAGCAACGGTCATGTGGATGCGATGGTTTATGGAACAGCTGCATCAAGCCGTACCGGTTACGGAGGCGGCCATCTGTTTGCCGACCTTGTCGAAAAAAAATCCGTTGAGGCTGTAATCGAAACTGATGCAGGCACGATCACCAAAACAATAACGATTGATGAGATGTCCTCGGCGAGGATGATCGTCACCCGCGGTGCGTTCAAAAATTATATGGCATTTGTCAATCCCTCCGAGAGCGAGATCACCACGATTTTTTCTGTGACACCAATGCAGGGAAACATGAATGAAGCAACATTCTCCGGCTGCGGTGAGATCAATCCGCTGGAGAATGATCCAACCCTCAGGTTCCACACGCCCGGGACCGGAGCTCTCGTCAACGGAGCTCCGGGAATTATTCTCGGAACCGGCACGCGAAGCTCTGCGGCAAAACCAAATCTTTCCTTAGCTGCCGACATGAAAAACATGGATCCAAATCTCATGGGCGGATTCAGGATGCCGACCGCATGCGAATGCCTCACTTCGGTTGCGACCGCAATCCCTGTGACTGATGACGCGGCCCTTGCCGCACTGTCGATCCTCGATGAAAATATTTCACTTCCGGTCGCCGCCGTGACAAACCGAACAGCGTTTGATGCGGCAACCTATGCTGATGCATGGAACGGCGATGCCCGCGTCCGCGTGGATCCAAAAAAATGCACAACACCCGAGTGTAACAGGTGCCGGGACCTCTGCCCGCGTGAGGCAATCAGAGAAGATCTCTCCATCACCAAATCCTGCATGGGTTGTCTGACCTGCGTGAAGGTGTGTCCCGCGGGCGCGTACTCGGCAAATGGCGGGACACTTCACACCAGTACCGGAGAAATCAAAATAATTCTCCGGCAGTCCGACCGCGTGCGTGGAGAGCTTGCGGCACGCACTCTTCGCGACAGAATTCGTTCCGGGTCGTGGCGGTTTGGAGGTGTCTGAGATGGGAGAGTATATTCTTAGATGCGTCTCCGGCGGCGAAGTTCTGCCGGAACATTACACACTTTCCTGCAGTAAACACCCAGGACTGCTGCGGACCGAATACTCTGCAAGACAGTTAACGGTCCGGCCCGAACTTCCGGGAATTTTTCGGTACATTGACTGGCTGCCGGTTCACGGAGTTCTGCCGACAGAGTCGCGGTCCGTGACGTTTCAGAGCGAAGAGCTCTGCCGCGAACTCGGGCTGCCGAATCTTTGGATAACATTTACCGGCTATTATCCTGAGCGAAAATGTCTTGTTCCCACCGGCTCGTTCAAGGAACTGGAAGCTCTGCCAACCACCGTCCGACTTTCTGAAAATGGTGGAGGGACTCTGGTCGTGGCTTCTGCCGGCAACACCGGCCGAGCGTTTGCCGAAATGGCGGCAAGATTTGAAACGCCGGTCGTCATTGTAGTTCCTGAAGATGCGACAAAAAATCTCTGGACCGTAGCAGAGCCAAAAGATCCGGAAAAAATCAAACTGGTTGCTGTCCGCGGAGACTACACCGATGCCATCGGCGTTGCCAATAAGATTACCGAGAAAGTAGGTTTTCTTCCGGAAGGCGGAGCACAAAATGTTGCCCGCCGCGACGGGATGGGGACCGTGATGCTGGATGCTGCGGTAACGATTGGGAGGATGCCGGACCATTACTTCCAGGCGATCGGTTCAGGCACCGGAGGTATCTCAGCATGGGAGGCGGCGATGAGGCTCTGGGAGGACGGGCGGTTCGGCAGTTCAGTGCCGAAACTGCATCTCGCCCAGAATTATCCGTTCGTCCCAATGGTGAACGCGTGGAAAGAGAAACGGTCGCAGGTGCTGGAGACCGACATGCCGAATGCAGCTGAAGCCATCAGACAGGTGTCGGCACATGTTCTGACGAACCGTGAGCCGCCGTATGGTATTCCGGGCGGCATGTTCGAGGCGATGATGTACTGCGGCGGCGATATGTATGCGGTCAAAAATGAGGAGGCAAAAGACGCCGGGCGTCTGTTCGCTGATGCTGAGTGCGGCATCGATCTGGATCCTGCGGCAGCGGTTGCAACAGCGGCCCTGATCTCGGCTGTTGAGAGCGGGGCGATTGATCGCAGTTCAACGATTACGCTGAATATTACCGGCGGCGGTTACGCAAGAGTTCGTGAGGATTTTTCGCTCACTCAGGTGCCGGTAGCATTCACGGTGAATGCAGATGAGGTGCCGGAGTTATGAACGAGGAGATAGTTCTCAAAATTTTGGAGGAACATGGAATTGATCTTGTCGCGTCGCTTCCGTGCGACAAAAACAAACGGCTGACTGCCCTCCTCCCGACAAAGTTTCCAGTGATTGATCTTGCCCGCGAGGAGGATGGCGTTGGAATTTGTGCGGGTGCATACCTCGGTGGAAGAAAACCGTTGATGTCGATTCAGAGTTCCGGCCTTGGCAATATGATGAATGCGTTGATGTCGCTTTCCAGGACATATGATCTGCCGCTGCCGATTCTTGCAAGTTGGCGGGGAGTCTACTGCGAGGCAATCTGTGCACAGATTCCGTTCAACGAGCCGCTTCCAAGAATGCTGGATGTGTATAATATTCCATACCGGATATTTTCAAATGCTGAGGATCTGAAAAATCTCGGTGAGGTGATCCAAGGAGCGTATGAGATGCGGACACCGTTTGTTGCGCTGATCAAACCATCCTGCTGGGAACCTGAAGAGTCGGTGGAAATTTCGTATCCGAGGCGTGTTGTTCCTGCGAAGAGTTTTACACTCTCAGGCTACGCTGATCCTCAGATGGTGCGGCTGGATGCTATCCGCGTGATTACAGAGTTTGCGGATGAGGAGACGCTTGTCGTCTCCAATATTGGTGTTCCGTCCAAGGAGCTGTATGTGACAAAGGATCGCGACGGCAACTTCTACATGCTGGGCAGCTACATGCAGGCATCAGCGATCGGTCTTGGTTGTGCGGTTGCATGTCCGAAGAAGCGAGTGATTGTGATCGACGGCGACGGAAGTCTTCTCGGCTCTGCGGTTTTGCCGATGGTTGCGGCTTCGGGGACAACGAATCTGACGATTGTTGCTCTTGATAACGGAACGTTTGGGAGCACGGGAAATCAGATCAGTCCTGCGTATGCGACTGCGGACTTGAGCGTTCTTGCTTTGGGAGCAGGGATTACATCAGTCGAGCGGGCTGGATCATCTGAAGAGTTGTGGAATGCTTTGGAGCATGGGGTTTCCTTTGTGCATGTCCCTCTGCGGCCCGGCAATTCATCGTCGCCAAATATTTCTCTGTCGCCGACTGAGATCAGGAACCGGTTTATGAAGTTTTGTCAGAGATGACAGAGTGTAACAAACCCGAAAACATCAAAAAAAACCCACACCATAACCATTAATCCCCTTCCCTCCAATAGAATAATACATGCTGAACAAATACAAGGGATGCCTCCTCGGTGCCGTACTCGGCGACGCCCTTGGAATGCCCGGCGAAACCACCGTGAGCCGGTTCATCGGAGTCACCCTCGGATTCAAACGTGCATACAAAGGCCACCCAAACCATGACCTCCTGCCAGGCCAGTACACCGACGACTCACAAATAATGCTTGCAGCAGCCCGCCTTCTTGCTGACGCATCATGGGATCCGGAAACATACGCCAAAGACCTGCTCCGGACCCACAACCTCAACAAATTCCGCTACCCTGACGGAACCATCTATGCCGCATGCAAACGCATGCAGACCACCAACGACTTTGTCGGCTCAGGCGTCTACTCAGACAGCGCTGGCTGTATCTCCCTTGCCGTACCCTTCGCTCTTGCCTACAAAGACCGCAAAGAAATGGCGCCCAAACTTCTTGAAGCCTGCAGCATCACCCACACCCACCCAGGGGCCCACGCCGCAACAATCGGTCTTGCCCTCATGCTCAACACCCTCATTGAAACCGGCAGCACCAGCGAAGCATATCAGGCGCTCATCACCGCCGCACAAAACATGAACCCTGACCTTGCCGCAAGAATCAACAACGCAGTGCGCATCGAAAAAACCGGCATGCAGATCACTGAATCTCTGGCAGCAATCGGCAACTCATCCTCAGTCTATCACACCCTGCCGGTTGCACTATTCCTCTGCAACCGCTTTAGCGATCCTGAAGAACTCCTCGCCTGCGCATCCTCATGCGGCGGCAACGCAGACACCATCACCCTCATCTGCGGCGCATACCTTGGAGCCTACCGCGGCATCGAAGCCCTGCCGCAGGATCTCCTCGCGAGTCTTGAACGAAGAGGAGAGTTTGAAACCCTCGCAGAAAAACTACAGAACCCCAAAAAACCTGAACCAAAAAAGTCCGAGAAAAAACCGACACAAGAGCCGGAAAGTATCTACGACTCAGGCTGGGAACCAGAATAACATTCTCTTTTTTCCATCAATACAACAGAATTTAATCTCTCCCACGTCCCATACTGTATCCATGGATATTGCGATTGTCGGCGCATCCGGATACGCCGGAGGAGACCTCATCAGACTGCTTCTGACACACTCACAGGCAAACCTCGTCTGTGCCACCTCCCGCAAACTCGCGGGAACTCCCGTAACCAAAGACCACATACACTTAAAAAATCTCATCGACCTCGACTATACCAACCCATCCGTCGACAAAATCGACGCAGACTTCGCATTTCTCGCGGTCCCCCACACTGCCGCAATGCAGTATGCCCCGCGCCTCAAAGAGCGCGGCATCAAAACTGTTGACCTCAGTGCTGACTACAGGCTCCCGCAGGACATCTACGAAAAAACCTACGGCGTCAAACACACCGCATACTTCAAAGCCCCGTACGGCATCCCTGAACTCCATCGAAAAGACATCCGCGGAGCAGACTTCGTCGCAAATCCCGGTTGCTTCCCAACAGGTGCAACCCTTGCCGCAGCACCGGTCGCAGACCTTGCTGCGCAAATAATTTACGACTCAAAGAGCGGCGTGTCCGGAGCAGGCGACTCGGTCTCCGAGACCACCCACTACCCAAACGTCGATGAAAACATCGCCCCCTACAAAATAACAGCCCACCGACACCTGCCGGAGATGAAACAGGAAGCAGCATTCCTGAAATCATCCGCGAAAATCTACTTCACCCCCCACCTCCTCCCCGCAATCCGCGGCATCATCACAACCGCCCACATCCTCTTCAAAAAACCGGTCACCGAAGGCGAAGTCCAGAAACGCTACGAATCATTCTACAAAAACGAACCGTTCATCAGATTGCAGACCGCAAAACTTGGAGGCGTTCGCGGCTCAAACTTCTGCGACATCAACTTCGAGCTCGAAGCTGACGGAACCCGACTGGTCGCAGTATCTGCAATCGACAACCTCGTCAAAGGAGCATCCGGTCAGGCTGTTCAGAACATGAACATCATGTGCGGATTTGCCGAAACCGACGGACTTCGGATGCCCGGAATGTTCCCTTAACAAGGTTCATCATGGCGCGAACAAATATAATACACAGGAGTCTCTATGCAAAGTATCTGTGCTGTTGAAGGCGTCAGCGCCTGGGGCATAAAAGAAGGAAAATTCGGCCTTGCACTAATCAAAGCATCCGGAACAGGAGCCGCAGTCTTTACCACCAACAAAGTCCGTGCACCTGTCGTCAACCTCATGGCTGAACGTACCAGACGCGGGAAGCTTGCAGGCGTCATCGTAAACAGCGGATGCGCCAATGCCTACACAGGTAAACGCGGATACGAGGACGCAAAGACCATGGCAGCGATTGGTGCTGAAGCCCTCGGTATCTCGGAAAAAGAAACAGGCGTTGCAAGTACCGGAGTTATCGGCAGATATCTGGACCTCGACCTCATCCGCAGGCAGAGTGCTGATGTTGCCGGAAAACTTGCCCACTCCGCAGAGGCGGAGATCGCCGCCGCAAAAGCAATCATGACCACCGATCTCGTGCAGAAGCATGCCCTCGTCCAGCGCGAAGGGTTTACCATCGCAGGTATCTGCAAAGGCTCAGGAATGATTGCACCAAATATGGGAACCATGCTCTCCTTCGTCTACACCGACGCAGAAGTTCCTTCAGAAAAACTTCAGGAAAATCTGAAGACCGCAGTCCAGCGGAGTCTGAACCGCGTCGTCGTTGACGGCGACGAGAGTACCAATGACTCACTCTTCTGCACTGCGACCGGCGAAGCAGGCCGCGTGCCGAAGAAAGAGTTTGCCGCAGCTCTCGAAGAGTGCTGCATCTCTCTTGCAAAACAGATTGCAGCCGACGGCGAAGGAGCGACAAAACTGATCGAGGTCCGCGTCACCGGAGCTGCCCGCGAAAAGGATGCAGAGAAAATCGCAAAAGCTGTCATCACTTCACCGCTGGTGAAGAGTGCAGTCTACGGCGAGGACCCGAACTGGGGTCGGGTTGTCTGCGCCGCAGGATACTCGGGCGTTGAGTTTGCCATTGACGAGCTGTCTCTTTCGATCGGTGAAGGAGAAGGCGAGACCGAGCTCGTGCACAAGGGAGAGATCACCGCAGACCTTGTGAAAGCCAAGGCTGCGATGGCAGGAAAACGTGTGGTGTTCACGATCATCCTTGAGTCAGGCAAGAAAGAGGCTGTTGCCTGGGGCTGCGACCTGACGGAAAAATATGTGGAGATTAACGGGAAGTATACAACATGAACCGGCAGAGTGTGTTAATGGAGGCGCTTCCGTACATTCGGAAGTTTCACGGAAAAACAATTGTGATTAAGCTTGGCGGCCACGCGATGGTTGACCCGAAGATCATGAACACGGTGATTGAGGATGCAGTGCTTCTTCACTATGTCGGCATGCGGGTTGTGCTCGTGCACGGCGGAGGTCCTGAGATCACGCAGAAGATGCAGGCTCTCGGCAAAGAACCGAAGTTCATCGGCGGTCTGCGGGTGACGGATGCGGAGACGCTTGAGATCGCCCAGATGGTTTTAGCCGGAAAGATCAGCAGCGCGATTGTGAGTCTGATTGCAAAGAACGGGGCACGCGGTGTTGGTGTATCCGGCAACGACGGCGGACTGGTGATTGCGGAGAAGATGCCCCTGAAGAAGATCAAGGTTGGCGATCATGAGGAGGAGGTTGACCTCGGGTTTGTCGGAGAGATCCGCGAGATCAACTCAAAACTTCTTGAGACACTTCTTGATGCAGGATATATTCCGGTGGTGTCGCCTCTTGCAATCGATCGGAAAGGAAATGATCTGAACATCAATGCTGACACGATGGCAGGCGAGATTGCAGTAGCCCTCAAGGCGTTCAAGCTGATCTCGCTGACCGATGTGGACGGCGTGATGGACAAGGACAGAA
It encodes the following:
- the argC gene encoding N-acetyl-gamma-glutamyl-phosphate reductase, producing the protein MDIAIVGASGYAGGDLIRLLLTHSQANLVCATSRKLAGTPVTKDHIHLKNLIDLDYTNPSVDKIDADFAFLAVPHTAAMQYAPRLKERGIKTVDLSADYRLPQDIYEKTYGVKHTAYFKAPYGIPELHRKDIRGADFVANPGCFPTGATLAAAPVADLAAQIIYDSKSGVSGAGDSVSETTHYPNVDENIAPYKITAHRHLPEMKQEAAFLKSSAKIYFTPHLLPAIRGIITTAHILFKKPVTEGEVQKRYESFYKNEPFIRLQTAKLGGVRGSNFCDINFELEADGTRLVAVSAIDNLVKGASGQAVQNMNIMCGFAETDGLRMPGMFP
- the argB gene encoding acetylglutamate kinase → MNRQSVLMEALPYIRKFHGKTIVIKLGGHAMVDPKIMNTVIEDAVLLHYVGMRVVLVHGGGPEITQKMQALGKEPKFIGGLRVTDAETLEIAQMVLAGKISSAIVSLIAKNGARGVGVSGNDGGLVIAEKMPLKKIKVGDHEEEVDLGFVGEIREINSKLLETLLDAGYIPVVSPLAIDRKGNDLNINADTMAGEIAVALKAFKLISLTDVDGVMDKDRTKVFHRLTLKNVDALMADGTISGGMIPKLEASMIAVRHGVEGAHIVNGNAEHNLLLELFTDDGVGTMITASMICL
- the argJ gene encoding bifunctional ornithine acetyltransferase/N-acetylglutamate synthase — translated: MQSICAVEGVSAWGIKEGKFGLALIKASGTGAAVFTTNKVRAPVVNLMAERTRRGKLAGVIVNSGCANAYTGKRGYEDAKTMAAIGAEALGISEKETGVASTGVIGRYLDLDLIRRQSADVAGKLAHSAEAEIAAAKAIMTTDLVQKHALVQREGFTIAGICKGSGMIAPNMGTMLSFVYTDAEVPSEKLQENLKTAVQRSLNRVVVDGDESTNDSLFCTATGEAGRVPKKEFAAALEECCISLAKQIAADGEGATKLIEVRVTGAAREKDAEKIAKAVITSPLVKSAVYGEDPNWGRVVCAAGYSGVEFAIDELSLSIGEGEGETELVHKGEITADLVKAKAAMAGKRVVFTIILESGKKEAVAWGCDLTEKYVEINGKYTT